In a genomic window of Streptomyces sp. NBC_01142:
- a CDS encoding non-ribosomal peptide synthetase produces the protein MRQDLRQRLARLTPEQRERLLQDMRTERVKRRAEDVIRPVDRDRPLPLSFAQARMWFLDQLAPGLPLYNTPLAMRLRGPLDRRALIEALNAVAARHEVLRTRYVGTEDGPRQVIDPAGPVALETLELGACDEAERGPRALKVAAAAGSRPFDLARGPLVRGTLARFTDDDHVFVLAMHHIVLDSWSVPLLMRELSECYLAIKAGFRPAQDPLPVQCADYAIWQRERLSGGGADADLDYWRHRLADLTVLEFPTDRPRPVDRTWLGENITAEYPAELQRGLTALADRAQVRLLPVMVAGFSALLSRYTNQHDIALGSVFTGRSRPEIEPLIGYFANTVVLRTDTSGDPSFLALLARADDAVLGAHSHQDLPFDQLVENLGIERDPARNPLFQFALYQADADRSGSRLGDVRVDELPVDLGASRFDVGLGFSELPAGGLHLNMEFSSELFDRPRTARLLDHYRRVLASAVARPDSPLSELEVMSPAEREQVVVRWNDTGRDWSVRTVCDAFQATVATAGDAPALGFGDLELSFAELNARANRLAHFLISRGAGPERRVALAMGRNDHLVVSILAVLKSGAAYMPVDLEYPAERIAFMLADTDPVLLVTTAVDESYIPDATATATATGTGTGTGIERIVLDSEETSQALRNCPATDPTDADRIAALDPAHPAYVLYTSGSSGKPKGVIVEHRCLVNLLDSQRRRVYDPATAALGRPLRTAHVLALSFDGSWEGMLWMLAGHSLYLVDDETRRDPAATARLMIERRVDAMTSTPSFAEQLIGGGVLDDEAHCPSVLSFGGEQISEWMWQRLRTTPGLRAFNVYGPTEATVLATIADFADSGHPVIGRPVDNVRAYVLDSRLRPLPIGVPGELFLAGAGVARGYLNQPGLTADRFLPDPAGGPGTRMYRTGDRARWNAEGNLEFLGRNDDQVKIRGFRIELGEIETALVAHEGVAQATVTTFAADGAQDERLVAYVVPQPGTVLEQAALRAHIVETLPEHMMPAAIIELPALPLTVNDKLDHKALPAPDFARAPDSRPPRTERERMLCELFADLLGLPEVGMDDNFFQLGGHSLLATRLISKVRSVFGVELPVRSLFEAPTAAGLLGRVDAARGAREPVRPMPRPDRIPLSYGQRRLWVLNQLDTAGAAYNMPMALRLSGALDRPALQAALADVVARHEVLRTVLPEIDGEPYQRIVDMPAAEPVIPTRTARATELPELISDAAGQGFDLTVDLPLRPHLYQLGPDEHVLVLVIHHIAGDAWSAVPLARDLSLAYVARTGGTAPDWTPLPVQYADYALWQRELIGAEADPDSVAAQQLAYWSRTLAGLPEELTLPTDRPRPVATGYQGELVDLNIDGELHARLLDVARSHDVTLFMVLQAALAGLLTRLGAGDDIPIGTPVAGRTDETLDDLIGFFLNTLVLRTDTSNDPTFSDLLARVRETDLTAYAHQDVPFEQLVDRLKPARSLARHPLFQVSLMLHNNEEARFELPGLRIGLEPVGTRTTKFDLTLSVSESRDTAGAPSGISGVLDFATDLFDRVTVEAMAGWLVGFLDAVAADPGLRIGAVDLLDAEERRTQLVRWNDTEAEVPQNRWLTDLFEEQAARTPDATAVRSGDTALTYRELNTRANRLARRLLPAGVGAEPMIALLLPRGVDLLAGLLAVLKSGAAYIPLDAGYPADRIDHMLTDAAPALVLTTTEYAGLLPRDVPALCLDAADDIHRLPGENLTDQELPGGRNPEHAAYVIYTSGSTGRPKGVVISHGALLNLLLAMRDTTRIGCEDVLVAVTTIAFDIATVEMYLPLLVGGSIVIADHDVVRDPVELPKLLADSGATIMQATPSLYQAMVTADPGAFRGMSLLVGGEALPADLAGRLTAVAERVVNCYGPTETTVWSSLKTLTGTAGTPSIGTPVSNTRMYVLDDALRPVPVGVPGRLYIAGDGVARGYLHQPALTAERFVVNPFGPAGSRMYDTGDQARWTRDGELHFLGRADHQVKLRGFRIEPGEIQAVLSRHASVAEAVVILREDRPGVEHLVGYVVAAPDAEVDLDRLRAHAHLALPDYMVPAALVVLPELPLTPNRKLDRKALPAPEFTSGGRQPRTIAERALCALFAEVLGVAEVGIDDDFFALGGHSLLAARLAGRARRELGVEVTIRALFEAPTVAGLSDRSRGGDRAGEFPVLLRLRAGGSDAPLFCVHPAAGISWGYVGLLRHLDPDRAVYGLQSRGLTEHGWKPASTADMASQYIEEIRKVQPEGPYHLLGWSFGGLVAHDIAVRLQEDGQQVASLTMLDSYPFIDDAGPVQYDDPELLAAVAGSLGYESAAEGLLADFGDDGVQALAKVFADNVNLQRHFAPRVFDGDVLFFAATEERPPGSPEAAAWQPFVTGRIEIHPIAEAHGALTRPIPMAEIGPVLSVRLKP, from the coding sequence ATGCGCCAGGACCTTCGGCAGAGGCTTGCACGGCTGACCCCCGAGCAGCGGGAGCGATTGCTTCAGGACATGCGCACGGAGAGGGTGAAGCGCCGCGCCGAGGATGTGATCCGCCCGGTGGACCGGGACCGGCCGCTCCCGCTGTCGTTCGCCCAGGCGCGCATGTGGTTCCTCGACCAGCTCGCTCCCGGGCTGCCGCTCTACAACACGCCGCTCGCGATGAGGCTGCGCGGTCCGCTCGACCGCCGGGCTCTGATCGAGGCCCTGAACGCGGTGGCGGCCCGGCACGAGGTACTGCGCACGCGCTACGTGGGCACTGAGGACGGCCCACGTCAGGTGATCGACCCCGCCGGACCCGTGGCGCTGGAGACACTGGAACTCGGCGCCTGCGACGAAGCCGAACGCGGACCGCGGGCCCTGAAGGTGGCCGCCGCGGCAGGATCCCGGCCGTTCGACCTCGCCCGTGGCCCGCTGGTGCGGGGCACACTGGCCAGGTTCACCGACGACGATCACGTCTTTGTGCTCGCGATGCACCACATCGTGCTTGATTCGTGGTCGGTCCCGTTGCTGATGCGCGAGCTCTCGGAGTGCTACCTGGCCATCAAGGCCGGTTTCCGGCCGGCGCAGGACCCTCTGCCGGTGCAGTGTGCCGACTACGCGATCTGGCAGCGTGAACGGCTCTCCGGCGGTGGTGCGGACGCTGACCTCGACTACTGGCGGCACAGGCTCGCCGACCTGACCGTACTCGAGTTCCCCACCGACAGGCCGCGGCCGGTCGATCGCACCTGGCTCGGGGAGAACATCACCGCCGAGTACCCGGCCGAGCTGCAACGCGGTCTCACCGCGCTGGCCGATCGCGCCCAGGTCCGGCTGCTGCCGGTCATGGTGGCGGGCTTCTCCGCGTTGCTGTCCCGGTACACCAACCAGCACGACATCGCGCTCGGTTCGGTGTTCACGGGTCGCAGCCGGCCCGAGATCGAGCCGCTGATCGGCTACTTCGCCAACACCGTCGTCCTGCGCACCGACACCTCCGGCGATCCCAGCTTCCTCGCATTGCTCGCCAGGGCCGACGACGCGGTGCTCGGCGCCCATTCCCACCAGGACCTGCCCTTCGACCAGCTCGTCGAGAACCTCGGCATCGAGCGGGACCCGGCCCGCAATCCGCTCTTCCAGTTCGCGCTGTACCAGGCGGATGCGGACCGGAGCGGATCACGGCTGGGCGATGTGCGGGTCGACGAGCTGCCGGTCGATCTGGGCGCCTCCCGGTTCGACGTCGGCCTGGGGTTCTCGGAGCTGCCGGCCGGGGGCCTGCACCTGAACATGGAGTTCTCCAGCGAGCTCTTCGACCGCCCTCGGACGGCCCGCCTGCTCGACCACTACCGGCGGGTGCTGGCCTCCGCGGTCGCCCGGCCGGACTCCCCGCTCAGCGAACTCGAGGTGATGTCGCCCGCAGAGCGCGAGCAGGTCGTGGTGCGGTGGAACGACACCGGCCGCGACTGGTCGGTACGTACCGTCTGCGATGCCTTCCAGGCCACCGTGGCCACGGCGGGTGATGCACCCGCGCTCGGCTTCGGGGACCTCGAGCTGTCCTTCGCCGAGCTCAACGCCAGGGCGAACCGCCTTGCACACTTCTTGATCTCTCGTGGTGCCGGTCCTGAGCGCAGGGTGGCGCTCGCCATGGGACGCAACGACCACCTGGTGGTGAGCATCCTGGCGGTGCTCAAGTCCGGTGCCGCCTATATGCCGGTGGATCTGGAGTATCCGGCCGAGCGGATCGCGTTCATGCTGGCCGACACGGATCCGGTGCTCCTGGTCACCACGGCGGTCGACGAGTCGTACATCCCGGACGCAACCGCAACCGCAACCGCAACCGGAACCGGAACCGGAACCGGGATCGAGCGGATCGTGCTCGACTCCGAGGAGACGTCTCAGGCACTGCGGAACTGCCCGGCGACCGACCCCACCGACGCCGACCGGATCGCCGCCCTCGATCCGGCCCATCCCGCGTACGTCCTCTACACCTCCGGTTCCAGCGGGAAGCCGAAGGGCGTGATCGTCGAGCACCGCTGTCTGGTGAACCTGCTGGACAGCCAGCGGCGCCGTGTGTACGACCCGGCGACGGCAGCACTGGGCCGGCCGCTGCGCACCGCCCACGTGCTCGCGCTGTCCTTCGACGGATCGTGGGAAGGCATGCTCTGGATGCTGGCCGGGCACTCGTTGTACCTCGTGGACGACGAGACCAGGCGCGATCCCGCGGCCACCGCCCGGCTGATGATCGAACGACGGGTGGACGCCATGACGTCCACTCCGTCCTTCGCGGAACAGCTGATCGGCGGCGGGGTGCTCGACGACGAAGCGCACTGTCCTTCGGTGCTTTCGTTCGGCGGCGAGCAGATCAGCGAGTGGATGTGGCAGCGGCTGCGGACGACTCCGGGACTGCGGGCCTTCAATGTGTACGGTCCGACCGAGGCCACCGTGCTCGCCACGATCGCCGACTTCGCAGACTCCGGGCACCCGGTCATCGGCCGCCCGGTGGACAACGTACGGGCCTACGTCCTCGACTCGCGGCTGCGGCCGCTGCCCATCGGGGTCCCCGGCGAGCTGTTCCTGGCCGGTGCCGGGGTGGCGCGCGGCTATCTGAACCAGCCGGGCCTGACCGCCGACCGGTTCCTGCCGGATCCGGCAGGCGGGCCCGGAACGCGGATGTACCGCACCGGTGATCGCGCGCGGTGGAACGCGGAAGGGAACCTGGAGTTCCTGGGACGCAATGACGATCAGGTCAAGATCCGCGGCTTCCGGATCGAGCTCGGAGAGATCGAGACCGCCCTGGTCGCCCACGAGGGAGTTGCCCAGGCGACCGTGACGACTTTCGCCGCCGACGGCGCACAGGACGAGCGGCTGGTCGCCTATGTCGTCCCGCAGCCGGGCACCGTCCTGGAGCAGGCCGCTCTGCGCGCCCACATCGTGGAGACCCTGCCCGAGCACATGATGCCGGCCGCGATCATCGAGTTGCCGGCGCTGCCGCTGACGGTCAACGACAAGCTGGACCACAAGGCACTCCCGGCACCGGACTTCGCTCGTGCACCCGACTCCCGGCCTCCGCGGACCGAGCGGGAACGGATGCTCTGCGAGCTGTTCGCGGACCTCCTCGGCCTGCCCGAGGTCGGCATGGACGACAACTTCTTCCAGCTCGGCGGGCATTCGCTGCTGGCCACCCGGCTGATCAGCAAGGTCCGGTCCGTGTTCGGCGTGGAGCTGCCGGTGCGCAGCCTGTTCGAGGCGCCGACGGCGGCCGGCCTGCTCGGACGGGTCGACGCCGCGCGCGGTGCCAGGGAGCCCGTACGGCCGATGCCGCGCCCGGACCGGATCCCGCTGTCGTACGGGCAGCGCCGGCTCTGGGTGCTCAACCAGCTCGACACCGCCGGCGCGGCCTACAACATGCCGATGGCGCTGCGGCTCTCGGGAGCACTGGACCGCCCCGCCCTGCAAGCGGCGCTGGCGGATGTGGTGGCCAGGCACGAGGTGCTTCGCACCGTTCTGCCCGAAATCGATGGCGAGCCGTACCAGCGGATCGTGGACATGCCGGCCGCAGAGCCGGTCATCCCGACGCGGACGGCCCGGGCCACCGAGCTTCCCGAGCTGATCAGCGACGCGGCCGGACAAGGGTTCGACCTGACGGTGGACCTGCCGCTGCGGCCGCACCTGTACCAACTCGGGCCCGACGAGCACGTGCTGGTCCTGGTGATCCATCACATCGCCGGCGACGCCTGGTCGGCCGTCCCGCTGGCACGGGATCTCTCCCTCGCCTATGTGGCGCGCACCGGCGGCACGGCCCCGGACTGGACGCCGTTGCCGGTGCAGTACGCGGACTACGCGTTGTGGCAGCGTGAACTCATCGGTGCGGAAGCCGATCCGGACAGCGTGGCAGCACAGCAGCTGGCCTACTGGTCGCGGACGCTCGCGGGCCTGCCCGAGGAGCTCACGCTTCCGACCGACCGGCCACGGCCGGTCGCGACCGGCTACCAGGGAGAGCTGGTCGACCTGAACATCGACGGGGAGCTGCACGCCAGACTCCTCGATGTGGCCCGCTCCCACGACGTGACCCTCTTCATGGTGTTGCAGGCCGCGCTGGCGGGATTGCTGACCCGGCTCGGCGCGGGTGACGACATCCCCATCGGCACGCCCGTCGCGGGACGGACCGACGAGACCCTCGACGACCTGATCGGTTTCTTCCTCAACACGCTGGTACTGCGGACCGACACGTCCAACGACCCGACGTTCAGCGATCTGCTGGCACGCGTGCGGGAGACGGATCTCACGGCGTACGCACATCAGGATGTGCCCTTCGAACAGCTCGTGGACAGGCTCAAGCCGGCGCGGTCGCTGGCGCGTCACCCGCTGTTCCAGGTGAGTCTGATGCTGCACAACAACGAGGAGGCACGGTTCGAGCTTCCCGGGCTGAGGATCGGCCTCGAACCGGTCGGCACGCGCACCACCAAGTTCGACCTGACGCTCTCGGTGTCCGAGAGCCGGGACACGGCGGGTGCGCCTTCCGGGATCAGCGGCGTCCTGGACTTCGCGACCGATCTGTTCGACCGGGTGACAGTCGAGGCGATGGCGGGGTGGCTCGTCGGGTTCCTGGACGCGGTCGCCGCCGACCCCGGTCTGCGGATCGGAGCCGTCGATCTGCTCGATGCCGAAGAACGCCGTACGCAGTTGGTTCGCTGGAACGACACCGAGGCCGAGGTGCCGCAGAACCGGTGGCTGACCGACCTGTTCGAGGAGCAGGCCGCGCGGACCCCGGACGCAACAGCGGTGCGCTCCGGCGACACCGCTCTCACCTACCGTGAGCTGAACACGAGGGCCAACCGGCTGGCACGCCGGCTGCTGCCGGCCGGCGTCGGCGCGGAACCGATGATCGCTCTGCTTCTTCCGCGTGGCGTCGACCTGTTGGCCGGTCTTCTGGCGGTGCTGAAGTCGGGAGCCGCCTACATTCCGCTCGACGCCGGGTACCCCGCGGACCGCATCGACCACATGCTGACCGATGCGGCCCCGGCGCTTGTCCTGACCACGACCGAGTACGCGGGCCTCCTGCCGCGGGACGTTCCCGCGCTCTGCCTCGACGCGGCCGACGACATCCACCGGCTGCCGGGGGAGAACCTGACCGACCAGGAACTTCCGGGCGGCCGGAATCCGGAGCATGCCGCGTACGTCATCTACACGTCAGGTTCCACGGGCCGGCCCAAGGGCGTCGTGATCTCCCACGGCGCGCTGCTGAACCTGCTGCTCGCCATGCGGGACACGACCCGGATCGGATGCGAGGACGTCCTGGTGGCGGTGACGACCATCGCGTTCGACATCGCGACCGTGGAGATGTACCTGCCGCTGCTCGTCGGCGGAAGCATCGTCATCGCCGACCATGACGTCGTGCGGGATCCGGTGGAGCTGCCGAAGCTCCTCGCGGACAGTGGCGCCACGATCATGCAGGCCACCCCTTCGCTCTACCAGGCCATGGTGACGGCGGACCCCGGCGCGTTCCGGGGCATGTCGTTGCTGGTCGGCGGGGAGGCGCTGCCGGCAGATCTCGCCGGCCGTCTCACGGCTGTGGCCGAGCGGGTCGTCAACTGCTACGGCCCGACCGAGACGACCGTCTGGTCGTCACTCAAGACGCTCACCGGCACTGCGGGGACGCCGTCGATCGGCACTCCGGTCTCCAACACCCGGATGTACGTCCTCGACGACGCTCTGCGTCCGGTGCCCGTCGGTGTCCCCGGCAGGCTCTACATTGCGGGTGACGGCGTGGCCCGCGGATATCTCCACCAGCCCGCCCTGACCGCGGAGCGGTTCGTCGTGAACCCGTTCGGGCCCGCCGGTTCCCGGATGTACGACACGGGCGACCAGGCCAGGTGGACCAGGGACGGTGAGCTCCACTTCCTCGGCCGGGCCGACCACCAGGTGAAACTCCGCGGCTTCCGGATCGAACCGGGCGAGATCCAGGCGGTTCTGAGCCGGCACGCGAGCGTCGCCGAGGCCGTGGTGATCCTCCGCGAGGACCGGCCGGGGGTCGAACACCTGGTGGGATACGTCGTCGCGGCTCCCGATGCCGAGGTCGACCTGGACCGGCTGCGTGCTCATGCGCACCTGGCGTTGCCGGACTACATGGTTCCCGCCGCGCTGGTCGTCCTGCCGGAGCTGCCGCTCACTCCCAATCGCAAGCTCGACCGCAAGGCGTTGCCCGCGCCGGAGTTCACCTCGGGCGGCCGTCAGCCGCGAACCATCGCGGAGCGTGCCCTGTGCGCGTTGTTCGCGGAGGTCCTGGGTGTCGCCGAGGTCGGTATCGACGACGACTTCTTCGCACTCGGCGGGCATTCGCTGCTGGCGGCACGGCTCGCCGGCCGGGCGCGCCGGGAGCTGGGCGTGGAGGTCACGATTCGTGCCCTGTTCGAGGCGCCGACGGTCGCCGGGCTGTCGGATCGATCGCGCGGCGGCGACCGGGCCGGCGAATTCCCCGTCCTGCTGCGGCTCCGGGCAGGCGGCTCCGACGCACCGCTCTTCTGCGTACACCCGGCGGCGGGCATCAGCTGGGGCTACGTCGGGCTGCTGCGTCACCTGGATCCGGACCGGGCCGTCTACGGGCTCCAGTCCAGAGGACTCACCGAGCACGGCTGGAAGCCGGCGAGCACGGCGGACATGGCATCCCAGTACATCGAAGAGATCCGCAAGGTGCAGCCCGAAGGCCCGTACCACCTGCTGGGGTGGTCGTTCGGCGGTCTCGTCGCGCACGACATCGCGGTCCGGCTCCAGGAGGACGGTCAGCAGGTCGCCTCCCTCACGATGCTGGACAGCTATCCCTTCATCGACGATGCCGGACCGGTGCAGTACGACGATCCGGAACTCCTGGCGGCCGTGGCCGGCTCGCTCGGATACGAGTCGGCCGCCGAGGGGCTGCTGGCCGACTTCGGGGACGACGGCGTTCAGGCACTGGCCAAGGTCTTCGCCGACAACGTGAACCTGCAACGGCACTTCGCACCCCGGGTGTTCGACGGTGACGTGCTGTTCTTCGCCGCCACGGAGGAACGCCCCCCGGGGTCGCCCGAGGCCGCGGCATGGCAGCCGTTCGTGACCGGACGCATCGAGATTCACCCGATCGCCGAGGCCCACGGGGCGCTGACCCGGCCGATCCCGATGGCGGAGATCGGACCGGTGCTCTCCGTCCGGCTGAAGCCATGA